GTGAGTCTGACTGACCACACACAAGTGTAACAGGCCGGTTTAAGGCAGGTTTAACTCCCATTAAGCATCTATTGCAACGAGGTCTGTGTGAGTCTCATGAAGATAAAGATCATAGGTTCCAGTTAGTTGGGAGTATATGGACCTTTTTTCCTGTTTGGCGTGAGTTTATGCACTCTTTTAAGTGTTTTATGATGAGGGTTATTAAACCAGTAAGGAGTCAAAGATGGGTTGTAAATCTGTCTGTTATAACATGTAATTACGTGCCTCTCTTACAAAGCCTCACTGTTTCAGGTTCCACGTCCCCAGCAGTTGTCAGGACCCTGAGATGTATATTCATACCGTCTCTGATGCCCGCTGTGTGTTTGATATGGGAGTAAGTGACTCAAATGGACTGCTTCATTATCTCCACGTACATTATATTCAATTGCACATTTCTGTTTTCAGTATGctgatattttcttttcttttttgcacCTTACCAGGAGGAGTTGGGTTTCCGCATGAGCATGTTAGACATTGGAGGAGGCTTCAGTGGTTCTGACGCTCAGTTAGAGAAGGTAATGGTCAACTCACTCACAGCAGTGCTCTAAACATCCTGTATAACTCATACATTGATGCTTTATGACTGTATAAGATCACTGATGGGACTCCTCAAAAGACATGTTTGTGACACGAGTTATTCGCCAAATCACAAGTGGTATAATAAACCAAACCTATGTCATAGCCACTGATGCAGTGGGACACCTCAGTACATGGGAGAGCTACTCTGCTCTCCTGAAGCAGTGGCCACTTTAAAGCATAGAACCCCTTCATGACCCTTTTCCCCCCTGCAGGTGCACGGAGCGCTGAGGCCCATGCTGGACATGTACTTCCCCCCATCGTGTGGCGTCTCCCTCCTGGCCGAACCTGGCAGCTACTATGTGTCCTCCGCCTTCACGCTGGCCGTGAATGTCATCGCCAAGAAAGTAGTAGCCCGGGATCGCAAAGACCAAGGCCATGGTGAGTAGCCAGCCCTGCCTTTGACTTCTGATTGGTTATGGAGGGATGCCGTTATTCTCACTGGTGGTGCGTTTGGCACGTGTGGCCCCTCAGATGCCGTGTGTGCCAGCGACGAGCCAGAGTTCCTGTACTACATGAACGATGGGGTGTACGGTTCGTTTGCGTACAAGCTGCTAGAAGAGTCCATCCCAGCCCCCACTGTGCACAAGGTGAGTGTTGAGAAAAACGGGTTGCTCTCTTGCAGTGTTTGCTGAAAAGCCAAACTAGGTCAAGCACGCCTGCTAAAACCCAAAGCACGATTGAGCATGATCTGATCTCTCTCACAGAGCGATGGCCTCTAGAGAAACATGTACTTGTAAAGAAGAGGCCAACTCTTGAGTGAAGAATAGAATTGTATCTAATTCAGGCTACAGGACTAGATATGGCCATAGACTGCGTAATCCAAACCCGTTTGTGTTCTGTGCGTCACCACAGGCGGTGCCTCCCGAGGAGCCCCTGTTCTCCAGCAGCCTCTGGGGTCCGTCCATGGATGGGCTGGACCAGGTGGTGGAGAGCTGCCTCCTGCCCGAGCTGAGCATGGGGGACTGGCTGCTCTTCAGTAACACTGGGGCCAACAGCCTGGGAGCCACCACCTGCGACGAGCAGAAGCCGCCCGTCTACAACATGATCTCTGCTAGTGACTGGTAAGAAGGTTGCTCTACCTTCACTTGAAAAGTCTTGTGTTTTGCCCGATGTAGGTCTACACATAGAGCTAGCTTGTGTCTGCCCCACACAGGAGCGCACAACCCAGCAGTGATGCAGTCACTAGCTCCCTCCTCTGGTGAAATGTGGCAACACAGTTGTGCAGCGTACAGCATTACCCCCCTGAGGATGTTGGGTTGATCTATGTTTTATGTCAAATTGTTTTCTACCTAGGTACGAGATGCAGGACTTGGGCATCAGTCTGGACACATCCATGAAGAATTTTTCCCTGGTGCCCTACAGTTTACCGTCTGGTCCGCCCGCAGCCACTGTGTCTACGCCAGCCTAGAGGGGGACCACAATAGACCACCAGCTCACTGGCTTCTGTAGAGCTGGTCTGGTCGACATTCCAGAGGCAAGGGGGCAGCCTGGTTCTCAGGTTTCAGAGACGTTGATGAGAGACATGTCCGCCATGAGTAATTAAAGCGTGAATGGAATAGAGGATGACTCAGTCGAGAGGGGACCCTCACAGTCGGGCTTATTAATGCCATTACAGTTTACACGTAGACTTATTTAAATCTAATATTTCAAAGAGATATATTTATCTCTGAACTTGTAACTTAACTGACTGCCCAGCATGGGTCAAGTATTTATCACACAGTGAAGACAAACCTGAAAGTATGACTCAACAGGAATATATAATTTGTTCTGCTCTAGTTTGTTCCATTGTGTTTAACTCCTCAAGAAAAATGTCCCCCAGACCTGGTGTATGTTTGGAAGAGTTTTGACGAAATATGGCACGCTTATTATACATGAATCATCTTTGTAAATTGCCAGTCATCAGAATCCTCTGCCATCCTGTGAAAGGACTTTGAAAGGTGTGGGTTTAATAATCTCACTGGGTTTGACAAGTGTTGGATGCGTTTACAAGCACCTGGTTAGCTGAGTTGAGACACTGTATGTAGCTGCAACCTGCTGTTGCTTTACAACAAATGCTGCCACAACTGTGCAGAGGCTTGGGAGCGGCCAACGATTGGCTGGGACTCGATGAAAAGCCAACATCCTCACAGCTACTGTGGGATGCTATTGTGGTTCTCAAAACATTGTTCAGCTTAGTAAGTGGTATAGATGGCGTTGAGGAAGTGCTGCTGGGTTTTTGGAAGTTAAAGTGCACTTGTATAGACTGACCTTGACGAGGCTACCTTGAATTTGACCTTCAATGCATATCTTTACCGTGCCCTTACACAATTTCAGTGCCTCTTGTGTtgtacattgttttttttcaagaGGATATTTTAAAAGTGAGCTTTTGAATTAGCTCTGTTTCTAACCTGATTTTGAAGCATGTTAACAGGAAGAAATTTAAAATATTAGGCCTATAGGCTTGACTGATATGCTTTAAGTCTATATTAATGTCTCTTGACTATCGCAAATGTTTGATATGTACTTTTCAAATGTTGTCTATGAACCTTTGAACCCTACCTTGAATTACAAAACTTTACACCATGAATTGCACTGTTTGAAAATCATTGAACATTGATTCTCATTGTAaacgacacacaaacactgcaacatACACTGTATCCTTCAGTGACATAAATACCGCAACAAACACTGTGTATACTTCAGtgacataaaaaaaagctttatttccATGTTGGAACATTATTCTCAGTGTGCAAAATACTGTAACAGTCCAGCTATGCAATTTTGGCAAACATAGCAAATACCTCATTATTAACAGACGTAAGCAGAAATAACAAGTCTGTACAAAATATTAGTAGGAATCCCTGATAGCCTCAAAGCTGAATTGCACTCTAATATTGGTCAAAGCTCCCCAAGAACAGGAGAGAACATGAATCATTATATTCAGACATAATGAGCtgtaatttcattgacgggcaataAGTAAAGTCTGTACTAAAGTTATCGTGGCGTGTGCTGACACACCCATGTTGGCGCTTAAGCTCTTGCTCATGGTATGACATTAGCAAAATGactttgccaagttattaaattggCTTTAGTTCACACATGGCAGACTTTGCTTGTTGGTAGTTGCCCATCAATTATAGGGCCCTATAAGTATAACAACCCCAACACTACACATCAGTGTTTAGTCCTCACGTATCAGTTTGAGGGTATCTGCAATAGCTCTTAAATAGTAATCAGTATTATCACTACAATCTgtaaaaatagaaaaacataAGAAGTCAAAGTGGCTTACATGCTTACATACATCTTGCTTTCAGCAGTGGTATAATATCAATCCTGACTGCACTCCCTCACATTAGGAATACTGACACCTGGTGTTATATCCCAAGATAGGGCACGTAGGTATTCTTTGAATCAACTCACTTGCCAGACATACTTGTGTAAGGTAACAGTAAACCTTACCACCCTAAATACAGTGTTAAGACTAGGTTTTTGGCATTGCATTTCAGTGTGCACGTCATTCTCCAACTTAGCCAACTGGATCAGTTTACCCTCAGGCTAGATTTTCCTCCATCCCAAGGTCCTCGTTGGTTCTTGGAAGCTGCCCTGCTCTCCTTCCCACTGGCAGTTTcaggtgagaggctgcaggGGGCGACACACAGCTGTGAGATGTCCTAGCTGGCCCACCTGTAGCTTCCACCCAGgcatcctgctgctgctgctgaggtggCGCCGAGCGTGTTTAGCCAGGTGGTCGCTGCGCATGAACCGGCTTTGGCAGGCAGGGCAGGTGAATCGCTTCTCCCCTGTGTGGGTACGGCGGTGGCGGGACAGCTCGTCTGAACGAGCGAAACACCTCTTGCAGCCCTCCCAGCTACAGCGGAATGGCTTTTCACCTGTGGAAAAGTGGCACAGGTGAGACGAAGGCTAACATAACATGGGCATGAGTACTACCCTGGATAAAAGTGCATACAACAGTTGTATTGTCATGCCTGAATGGAAACGTTTTCTGAGCTCTTACCTGTGTGAGTCCTCATGTGTGCCTTGAGGTGAGAGCTCTTGAAGTACGTTTTCCCACACCCAGCATGGCTGCACATATGGCTACGAATCCGAGCAGTGTTTTCCAACTGAAGGCTGACTTTTCTCACCATGAGACCACAGCCAGGTGCTGGGGCAATGGTAGCCAATTTAGTGCCCCCCGGGGTGATTACCACTGGCTGCTTTGGAGCTGTGGGCTTAGGTACAATGAACATCACAGAGCCCCCGGGAATCTGATGACCCACAAGAACAACAGGGGGTTGACACAGAACAGTTGGACTGTCTTTGGGCTGAGATGCGACATCCACTCCTGAGTTTTTCACTGGTGAGACAGGGAGGATCTGGAACTGAACTGGCATCGACAAAGTGTCTCCTCCAATGGAtaaacctgctgctgctgctgaatcaGGCAATATGGCCGCTTCTGAGCCCTTGAGGGAACTCAAAGGACCTGGTGCACACGAGGGCGCCTGATTTACTTTTGAATCATTCCCAGCTGAGCCATCCACCTGGGCATTGTTAGGCCTGACTGGACTGAACTGAGGTAATTGAGTGTTCATGCTGGTGTTCTCAGAATGCCATGAACACGGCTGAGAGTCTGATGTGTGCCTGATCACGCTGGTGGCTTGAGCCCTGGGCCGTGAGATGTCTTTCTCTTGGAAGTGAGGGGCAGTCTGACCGGGAGCATCTGTGGTTGCACATAAGGGCTCAAGGTTCACAGGACTGTGTGGTGGAGTCATCCACTGTAATGACTGGTGGGGGGAACAGAGGAAGGGGGAATAGTGCATGGTTCTTTAGTCAGCTCTTGTTTTCAGGATGTGGTTGTGATGTGACTCAATGTAATGACACAATCTTTAGCATGTGGCAGTCAACAGTGGTTGAAGAAAACGTGATGGGTGCGGTCTGAATGTCTAAAACATTGTTCTGTATTTAAATCTCTTAAGAAAAGAACTGTAGTTTGCTTTAGACTTGTAAACATCTTCATGACCTTCAGTTTAATATCTATTTTCAATTCTGTGTTTTACACTAGGATTAGTATGGAGTACTTACATAAGGCGAGTGATGGAACTGTGCAGGGCCAGGGAGAAGAGACTCTTCACCAGAAGAGTCTGAGAAAGGAGTCAGAGGCCTTAGTTGTTTTATCAGGGTACTCCTGTTCCTCCAGTTGCTGTTCATGGACATCAGGACCTCCACAGCCTCCATTTCACCCATTTCTGTGGAATGATTTACCAACTGTCGCCTGCCTTGTGAACATTCCACATCCATCTCTGCCGGATCTTCCTGTTAGCCAAAACAAAAGACTTTCTTTGTCACCGTACTCACAACTTTACCCTGCACTCCAACATCACTTTAACAGCTTCAACATCACTTCAACAACACTCCTTACCCTTGATCCACTTTCCCAAACACTACAAACAGACCGGGTATTTGGGCAGGGCTACGCTTCTCGTGCCACAGCAACAAACACTTGGATACACTAGGATACTAGACATGGGTCACGTAGACTATACAAAATATCCATACAGTAACAATAACCCCAACAGATGAATCCCCAGATTATAACATTAATATACTCACAGCGCAAGTAGGTACTCTAGGGACCGATGTTAAACTGTTAAACATTCTCGCGTTACAGTTTCAAACAAACTGTAACTCCGTTGGTTAAGATTCAGCTACACGTAGCATAGATCAGAATGCAAGTGGTATGTCCACCAACACCTATTCCCAGCTTCATTCAGACAGCGCAGACCCTTGGGGAGGGCACGGTGCAGATACTATCCAATCACGAGCAaaggtgtgtggagtgttgaCCAATGAGGAGATATTTGACGCGTGATCAGTGGCTGATACACGCCGTGAAAGTAGCGTGGTACACAACACCGACGGCGTGTTGACTGTGACCTGAGTGTGGTAAGTCTCCAGTGACTCATGTCCTGTCAGGTCAATAAACATGGCCATGCTTATACCCTAATGTCATGTCAATGTGCGTTAAGGGTAAGATATTGTCATGCAGCCCTCAATACACAGAGACTAAAAAAAGTATTATGAGAGTGGGTGGGAATGAGCCATGTCTATTTAATGTAAATTAAGATTTGATGCAAGCACGCCAAAAGACAATTTAGAGgttagagagagatgaacatcTTTTGAAGATTTCAAGAATCTTTTCCATCTATGTGGACAAGTTCTTGTAGTAGGGCCTGGAAGAATTACGTTTTTTAGTCTGTTCAGGACATTTGTATGACTTGCCCCACAAGCCAATTTTATATAGCCTAGCAGTATATTCAGTGCATTTTCCTGCAGGAATACTTTGGCCATACCTCTGGTGAGGTTCAAAGGTCATCTATGCATGTGACACATGATAGTTATGCTTCATGAAAGCTGTTTCTGATCAGTTATCTGCCTTCAAATTCAGTTAGTAGGTGCAATTGTTGTCATGACTAGCCACAATAGGGAATATCATTGTCAGCAAAAGATTTGATTGCAATCCACCACCAAAGTT
The DNA window shown above is from Clupea harengus chromosome 11, Ch_v2.0.2, whole genome shotgun sequence and carries:
- the azin1a gene encoding antizyme inhibitor 1a, which gives rise to MKGIVDELHYTVDVLEGGTALSDVIDNHIYEQTLAQKNAFFVADLGVILSQHVRWRTHMSDIRPFYPVRCNSSSAVIELLAALGCGFICANKYELELIKGFGISSEDIILGGMCKQLSLIKYAAKSGVDLLLCDNETELRKIARCHPKARLLLQVAVDPSVEGEELAMAFGSTLKDCRHLLECAKELELQVVGAKFHVPSSCQDPEMYIHTVSDARCVFDMGEELGFRMSMLDIGGGFSGSDAQLEKVHGALRPMLDMYFPPSCGVSLLAEPGSYYVSSAFTLAVNVIAKKVVARDRKDQGHDAVCASDEPEFLYYMNDGVYGSFAYKLLEESIPAPTVHKAVPPEEPLFSSSLWGPSMDGLDQVVESCLLPELSMGDWLLFSNTGANSLGATTCDEQKPPVYNMISASDWYEMQDLGISLDTSMKNFSLVPYSLPSGPPAATVSTPA
- the klf10 gene encoding Kruppel-like factor 10, producing the protein MFNSLTSVPRVPTCAEDPAEMDVECSQGRRQLVNHSTEMGEMEAVEVLMSMNSNWRNRSTLIKQLRPLTPFSDSSGEESLLPGPAQFHHSPYSLQWMTPPHSPVNLEPLCATTDAPGQTAPHFQEKDISRPRAQATSVIRHTSDSQPCSWHSENTSMNTQLPQFSPVRPNNAQVDGSAGNDSKVNQAPSCAPGPLSSLKGSEAAILPDSAAAAGLSIGGDTLSMPVQFQILPVSPVKNSGVDVASQPKDSPTVLCQPPVVLVGHQIPGGSVMFIVPKPTAPKQPVVITPGGTKLATIAPAPGCGLMVRKVSLQLENTARIRSHMCSHAGCGKTYFKSSHLKAHMRTHTGEKPFRCSWEGCKRCFARSDELSRHRRTHTGEKRFTCPACQSRFMRSDHLAKHARRHLSSSSRMPGWKLQVGQLGHLTAVCRPLQPLT